In one Gopherus evgoodei ecotype Sinaloan lineage chromosome 1, rGopEvg1_v1.p, whole genome shotgun sequence genomic region, the following are encoded:
- the LOC115648454 gene encoding ecto-ADP-ribosyltransferase 5-like isoform X2 → MLRPLLIPLTYFCLQTWLGIPQAKCQEELSMMDDAFDDQYIGCAEEMDGIAPELLKKEKSMFSLFSRVWENSEKKWKLVKKEISLPRGFKDEHGRAIIAYTDNDFHSELNVAVRGAGTSRAHYMASFQFKAFHYYLTRALQLLRGRCDVMYKMTVYRGSSVSFQHTRSGHIRFGQFASSSSKIGVAKRFGTATLFTIHTCIGVEIRAFSHYEKEKEVLIPVHEIFNVARGQESNHFVLRSTNRTCSHFNCAYLGGEKNQICVYNSATTGGLAFPSELSPPLFGGFIILIHAAALKLFAGF, encoded by the exons ATGCTGAGGCCTCTGCTGATCCCCTTGACATACTTCTGTCTTCAAACCTGGCTGGGAATCCCTCAG GCAAAATGTCAGGAGGAGCTGAGCATGATGGATGACGCTTTTGATGACCAGTATATAGGATGTGCTGAAGAAATGGATGGAATTGCACCTGAACtgctaaagaaagaaaagtcCATGTTCTCACTGTTTAGCAGGGTGTGGGAAAactcagaaaaaaaatggaaactcgtaaagaaagagatttctctGCCCAGAGGCTTTAAAGATGAGCATGGAAGAGCCATAATAGCCTATACTGACAATGACTTTCACAGTGAGTTGAATGTGGCAGTGAGAGGGGCTGGGACATCTCGAGCTCATTACATGGCCAGTTTCCAGTTCAAAGCCTTTCATTATTACTTGACAAGAGCTTTACAGCTCTTACGAGGGAGGTGTGACGTGATGTACAAAATGACGGTGTACCGGGGGAGTTCTGTCAGTTTTCAGCACACGAGATCAGGTCACATCAGGTTTGGACAGTTTGCCTCTTCGTCTTCTAAGATAGGAGTAGCTAAGAGATTTGGCACAGCCACATTGTTCACCATCCACACGTGCATTGGTGTTGAGATCAGGGCCTTCTCACACTATGAGAAGGAGAAAGAAGTGTTAATCCCAGTCCATGAGATATTCAATGTGGCCCGAGGACAAGAGAGTAACCACTTTGTCCTCCGGAGCACAAACCGGACCTGCAGCCATTTTAACTGCGCGTACCTCGGTG GAGAGAAGAACCAAATATGTGTTTACAACTCTG CTACCACAGGCGGCCTGGCCTTCCCCAGTGAGCTGAGCCCTCCACTGTTTGGAGGATTCATCATCTTGATCCACGCTGCTGCTCTGAAGCTGTTTGCTGGTTTCTAA